The region GCGCCGCCTCGTATGCTTGATTTTCGTTTTGTACCTCTTCTATAGTATAAGTATTGGCTACAAAAGTAAGCACCCGCCAACAAAATCCGTCAGAGGCTTTATAATAAGGCTCCCCTTGGCGGGTAAGCACCAGCCTAGGAGTAATACAACCTTGTTGCTGTAGGTGAGTAGTTACCCGCAAAATATTTTGCATGACCAATGCAGGGCGATTAAATACCTGGTGGTTAAACCGTTGTAAAATGTACGTATGTCTGATTGGCCCCTCAGCGGTTTCCAGGCGATAAGTATCATGAATATGTCCGTTGCCAAAAGGTTGGGCATCGATGAGTTTCCCCGAAAGGGCAAAAACCTTTGCCACCTTGCGTACGAGTGGGGTAGAGGCTAGTTCCATAAATTAGCAGGGTAAGCACCCTTATCAGTCAATGCTTTTAGTTTTTGCATAGCTTCAGGTTTATCTTCTTTATAAGTAACCCCAATCCAATGAGCGTCGCTGCGCAATACTTTTACCTGGGCGGTTTGGTTGGCCACCATGCCCGCAAATACTTCAGGAATCAAAAACTCAGCTTTCGGATCGTTTTTGTGGGCTTGTACAAATGCCGGAAACTGTGCTGCCAGCACATCAAATACTTCTTTATTACCTCCCCACAAATTCATCGATACCAGGCTATTGCCGTCAAGGGCTATTTGTTTGCCTTTTTCATCGGTACAAAAAATGCCTTGCGGGCTTTTCCATATCTTTTTACGCTCTACAATGTTGGTCAGGTAGCCTGTCTCATTTACCTGGCATACCCCCCGCGACACAGTACCATTGTCTGAAAGGGTATTTTGTAGTACATATCCTATCAGCGCATATTCAGAGCTGTTCGGAGGCAAATTAATCAAATAATTGGCCAGCGTAGCAAAAGCCTCTTGCCCATAAAAATCATCGGCATTGATTACCGCAAAAGTACCCGTTACCTCGTTTTTAGCCGCAAGCAATGCATGCCCGGTTCCCCAAGGCTTTTCGCGTTGGATAATTTCGCCATTTAAATTTATTTCAGTTTCCTGAAAAACATAGCATACCTCTATGTCAAGTTGTAACGGAGCCAATACCTTTGTACAAAAAGCTTGTTCAAAGTCACGACGAATCACAAATACTACTTTACCAAAACCACTGCGGGCGGCATCGTACAACGCATAGTCCATCAAAGTTTCGCCCGAAACACCCAAGCGATCCAGTTGCTTGAGTCCTCCGTAGCGACTGCCCATGCCTGCGGCTAATACAATAAGGGTTGGTTTCATTCAGTTGATTATTTAATTAAGTGCTGAAGCTACGCAGACCTACTTATTTTGATGGTTATATGACTTTATTGCTCAATGGTTGGGCTACGCATTGCGCAACAATACAGCCATTCAACAATAGAAACATGTGACCTTAAGAAAACTGCGTAACTTGAGTTAAGTAAAACTACAAAAATAACCTAATCCATTGAACTTCGTCTCTGATCGTTGTACTTCTTCAAAAAACAGTTCCGTAGCTAAGGCTACGCAAAGATTTTTTTCATCGTCCAACAAACATATACTGCCTTCTTTTGGATTACTTTATTTTTTCCATTTTACTAAGGAACGTGATCGCCCCGTAAACGGGATTTCGGGCATAGCCCTCAACAATAACCCCGATAAGAAATCGGGACTTTGAAGCTGTCCGGTTTAGAACATATCCTCTTTCCTGACTTTCGTTACCCCGGCAGTTCCGCCGGGACTATGAGCTTTTATTGTCCGTAGCGCTGCTACGCCCGCAAAAAGTGCCTCAGTCAGCCTTGAGTTTATGCCCTCAATCTCGACACTTATTTTGAACATGTTCCTAAGCATAACGAAACTGAGGATTAAATGAGAAATTGACAAAAAAAAATAGGATAAAAAAGTAGAGGAGTACCAATATGCTACAATTTTGTATATTAGGTCATGGGTAATTTTTATGACAAAGGTAAGGCAACCTATCTTGAAGAGCTAAGGCAACAAGTGGTGGATGTGTATGCCCAAAAACATCGCATTACGGCCGTGTGGGATTGTGGCGGTGACGAAACCATCGTCCGGCTTTTGCTAAACGGGCAAGCCCTGTACGACAGCCACCCGGCATTGTGCGAAGAACTTCGGGAACTGTTGATTGAAAAGCTTCAGTTGCCCAACACAGGCGAGTATTACAACCAAGGTCGTGGTTGGCTCGAACTAGATCAGTACGCCCACGTGTTTGTTTGTTACGATGCCGTAGGGTATCAGCGCGACAGTGTATATGCTACTCCTCTAGAGAGAAAGACCAAGGAAGTGAGCCTGACATTATCTGAGGACTATTTGGGAAAAGCATTTGAAAAAAACTTCCATCAGACTTTTTCAGCCACTTTTGCCCCTGGGGTTACCATATTGCCTCACAGCAAAATTTTTGCCTTTTCAGGAGGCGATCATCGTTTGCCCGAAATGCTGCCCGATGCTTTTTTTACTGCCTTAAAAACATTGGCAATGCCTTACTTTACAGAGGCTTACCAAAGCAGGGGAGGGGCTTGGACAAATTTTGAGCCTCAAATATCTTTGCACGGAACCATTGGCCACCAAGGAGTAAAAATCGCTCAGGTGCGTACTAGCTTTATAGAAGTAACCGAGCGAAAAAAATACAGCAAAAAGCTATTGATTGGCTGGGAGTTTTAGTACTTTTTTTTGACACACCCGATTTGATGAATACTTTGTTAAATTAATGACAATTGGGTGCCAGGTAGCTTTACCTTTTCGTGTTTTAGCAACCACGACTTACGCCATAATCCCCCGGCGTAGCCAGTAAGGGTACCATTGCTGCCAATTACCCGATGGCAAGGTACTACTATAGAGAGAGGGTTTTGTCCATTGGCGCCGCCTACTGCCTGGGCTCCTTTGGGTAGTTCTATAGCTTTGGCTATTTTCTTATAAGTACTTATTTGTCCTAAGGGTATTTGGCACAAAGCCTCCCACACCCTGCGCTGAAACCCCGTACCTTGTGGGTTGAGCAAAAGATCAAATGCCTCACGTTTGCCCATAAAATATTCATCTAGTTGGGTTACACAAGCTTGTAACACCTTGGGCAAATGAGTGGGCACAACGTTGGCAGGTGCATTGGGCAAAACGGTTTCGGTGGTATTGTCTACAAATAAAATAGCTTGTATGCCTGCGTCATTGCCAATGATTTCCAGTTCACCAATGGGCGACTGATACATAAATTGGTGCAATTGATCCTCCATATATATTGGTTTTTTTGAGAAGGTTGTCGGGTTCTTTTTCACAATTTTGGTCAATTTAGAAGGTAAAAATAAAGAATTAGGTCAAATTTTATCGGATTTGACTGTTTTTACTTGCCCATAAGCGATGTTTGTCATTGTCAGCCACAAGGTTTTAGAAGTACCAAGGCTTAAGTTGGCTACAAGTCTTGGCCTTATAGCTGATCACTTTTTTAAACAAAACCAAACCAAATCATCATGATACATTCTTTCATTACTTTACTTGTTACGGTGGTATCTTTACAAACGGCTACCATACCTCCTACCCAAAAAGAGGTGCCGCTCGACAAAAGATTTGACTTTTGGGTGGGTAAATGGAACGCCACCTGGAAAAATGCAGATGGTACTGTAGGCAAGGCTACCAACGAGATTACCCGTATCTTAAACGGCAAGGTGATCAAAGAAAACTTTATAATCAGCAACGACCCAAAAATGAAAGGCTTTCACGGCTTGAGTTTTTCAGTGTACAACCCTAACAACAAAACCTGGAAACAAACCTGGGTAGACAACCAGGGAGCTTACCTCGATTTTGTAGGAAAGTTTGATGGGAACAAGCGTATTTTTGAGCGGTCTTTTACGGGTACTAAAGGCAAATATAAGGGTAAAATCATTAAGCAACGTATGGTATTTTACAACATCAAAGCCGATAGTTTCGACTGGGACTGGGAGGCGTCGCTTGACAAGGGCAAAACCTGGAAGTTGAACTGGAGAATAAAGTATACCAAAATAAAATAAAACAAAAAGCATAACCATACTTGCCAGAGCGAGCAAACGCTGGCAGGTATGGTGTAGTTTTTTTAATTAGTAAACTTGTAAATATCTGAAAATAAATGCTTTACAAGCTTTTTGTGAAATAGGAAATAGCACCGGTATTCATCGGAATTTAGGAACTTGCCCCCTGTTAGTTGCCGATGAGTTCAACGGAGTTAAACAGGGCGTAGCACCAATATTCATCGGCATCTAGAACTTGCCCCTGTTGGTTGCCTATGGAACAGGGTGTACCTAGCACCTTGCGCCTAGTCCCTAGCACCTATGTATTACTTCTTCAGCATTGTCTTCAAATCAGCCAATTCGTCGCGTAGACGAGCTGCTTCCATAAAATCGAGGTCTTTGGCTGCCTTTTCCATCGCCTTTTGGGTTGTTTTGATAAGCTTCTGCAAGTCGTCTTGGGTCATATAGCTCACCACTGGGTCGGCAGCCATATTTATAGTATCAGGAGCTGTATAATAATTTGCCCCCGCTTTCTTGCGCTTGTCTGCAACATTGGTTTGCCCCATAATCGCTTCTTTGCTTTTGCGTACAGTTTTGGGGGTAATGTTGTGTTTTTTGTTGTACTCATCCTGAACCTTGCGACGGCGTTGGGTTTCGTTCATGGCACGTTCCATCGATCCCGTCATTTTGTCGGCATACAAAATTACCTTCCCTTTTTCGTTACGAGCTGCCCGCCCTATGGTCTGAATCAGCGAACGTTCGTTGCGTAAAAAACCTTCTTTGTCAGCATCTATAATTGCCACCAGCGATACTTCGGGCAAGTCGAGCCCCTCCCGCAGCAAGTTTACCCCAATGAGTACATCTATTTCGCCCAAACGCAACTGACGCAAAATCTCTACCCGTTCCAGCGGTTTCACATCCGAGTGAATATAAGTACAATTAATGTCCAATCGGTCGAGGTACTTGCTTAGTTCTTCTGCCATGCGTTTGGTCAGGGTAGTTACCAACACCCGCCCATCATCTTTGAGTGTAGCATCTATTTCTTCCAGCAGGTCATCTATTTGATTGAGGCTGGGGCGCACAAAAATCTCCGGATCGATTACCCCAGTTGGGCGAATCAACTGTTCTACAATGACCCCTTCCGACTTTTCGAGTTCATACTCAGCGGGTGTAGCACTTATATAAATCACCTGATTCATCATAGTTTCAAACTCCTGAAAGTTGAGTGGGCGGTTGTCAAGCGCCGAAGGTAGCCTAAAGCCATAATCTACCAGGTTGGTCTTACGCGAACGGTCACCCCCATACATGCCGCGTATTTGGGGCAAAGTAACGTGGCTCTCGTCAATGAACAACAAGTAATCGTCAGGAAAATAATCGAGCAAGCAGAAAGGGCGCGACCCAGGGTTGCGACGATCAAAATAACGCGAATAGTTTTCTACCCCAGAACAGTAACCCAGTTCGCGCATCATTTCCAGGTCAAACTCTGTTCTTTCTTTGATTCGTTTGGCTTCTTCTACCCGGTTTTCTTTTTCAAAATACAACACCTGCTTTACCATATCATCCTGAATCTCTTTGATTGCCTGGTGCAATACATCTTGCCCGGTTACAAACAAGTTTGCCGGAAATATAGAAATGGCTGTTTCTTCAGATAACTTTTGGTTGGTTTCGGGATCAATGCGGTGAATTGCTTCTACCTCGTCGCCAAAAAAGAAAATTCTAAAAGCAAAGTCATCATACGCTACAAAAATATCAATCGTGTCGCCTTTTACCCTAAAGTTACCCCGCTCAAAACCCGCTTCAGTACGACTATAGAGAATGTCTACCAAGGCAAACAAGAACTTGTTACGGCTTATCTCATCGCCTACCTTTAGGCTGATCACGTTTTTGCCAAACTCCTCTGGGTTGCCAATACCGTAAATACACGATACCGAAGCTACCACCAATACATCGCGCCTGCCCGACAACAAAGCTGAGGTAGCACTCAGGCGAAGCTTTTCTATTTCGCTGTTGATAGACAAGTCCTTTTCGATATAAGTACCTGTAGTAGGCAAAAACGCTTCGGGTTGATAATAATCATAATAAGAAATAAAGTACTCAACGGCATTGTCGGGAAAAAACTGTTTGAACTCGCCGTATAACTGTGCCGCCAGGGTTTTGTTATGGCTGAGCACCAAAGTAGGGCGGTTGAGTTGGGCTACCACATTGGCAGCAGTAAATGTTTTACCCGAACCAGTTACTCCCAGTAGGGTTTGTGCTTTTTCACCGTTTTTTATTCCATGAATCAATTGTTCTATTGCCTTAGGCTGGTCGCCCATTGGGTCAAAATCAGATACTAATTTATACATACTCAAGGTGTTGGTTTTGCTTGCTAAAAGTGCATTAGCAAATATACTGTTTTTTAACACATACCAAAAGTATAAAAACTGCAAAAAATATCAGTACATTGAGCAAGTCAATGGCTTGGTAAATAGAGGGTTATCAGTTGTGTTGGTTTTAACAGAAAGGGTTTTGTATAATTATTTTAATAAAAAACCTGATAAAAAGTGAAAACAGGTTGAAACACTACGTATTTTTTGTAATTTTGTTTACTAAAAAGTTTGATTTTATATAGTAAAGGCATTTTATTTTTAATAGAAAAACTATAGCAATTACTGCTTTCATTTTGATTGATACAGTGCGCTAACTTACATTACCTTGAAAGTAAACATTTTTTGTTTTGACCCTGAGGACAAGACATTGGCATGAGGGAATATGATCAGGCTTGTGAGAATTTTATTAAGATAATGCCCCGACTTATTTAAAATTAAGCCCTGCGTTATTAATAGTTAACTTACCTGTGCCTCCTAACACAAAGCAGGCAAAATGCACAAGGTAAGGTCTTGAAAATGTTGACTAAATGAATGAACTGATTAATGAAAAAGTACAAACAAAGAGGTGTATTTCGATCAGTTATCTTTGAATTATACCTTTTTTTTGGGTAAGTATTACCCATTAATCTTCGTTTTCGGGGCTTTTACCACACAAGAAAGGTTACTCGTAGAATCTATTCTATAGCTAATCTTTTTTGTTGTACTTTTGTCATAGGTACAGTGTCTAAAATTTCATTGAAATTATGAATCGAAAACAGCAAAATGATTATGAGCAATTAGCCTCTATTTTGGAAAACATCCGGTCTATGGACGAAGAAAAACCAAAAAAAGAAGTACAAGCTCCTCCAATCAAAAGTACCAGCAAGCATAAAGGCCACAAATCTGCATAACAAAGATTTGAAGAACTCTGAATCAGGTGCCTTTATCTAAAACTAAAACAAATAAAACGTATTACCCAAAGTAGATGCTCTACTTTGGGTTTTTTAGTTGACTTTAAATAAGCGTTTATTATTAGATTACAAGTATAGAGGGTAGGAACTATCCAAAAGTTGGTTTCAGTGCAGCGAGACCAAAGCTAATATTAAGCCCTTTCGGGGAAGTAATTGCCATCACCAAGCTTGTTCCCTCCTCTTGGTCTTAAGCGCAGCTGACCAAGAGAGCGGGTAACGATAGCGAAGAGCTTGGTCTTGCCAAAAAAGACCACTACAAGTGAGTTTGTATTGGTTTTTTAGTCAAAGTTGTTTGCTGTTTAACTTTGTTGAGCACCGATATACATCGGTATCTAAGGACTCGCCAGAGGCTCGGTTATCAGTTATTTATGAATTTAAAAACTATTTAATTGGGTGTTTAGGCATAAAATCGAAACACTTTTAAAAATAAAAGTGAGTATACAATCTTAATATAAAATACTGGTTTACAGCATTTAACAAGGTGAACATTTACTCGAATCAGCTATGGACTATCGACTAAATACTATGGACTATTGTAAATAAGCATTTATTATTATACCAAATGGTTGCCATTACCCTTACACTAAATTCTTTGTAAGTCTACATCAAAAGCCATCACCAAGCTTGTCCCCTCCTCTTGGTCTTAAGCGCAGCTGACCAAGAGAGCGGGTAACGATAGCGAAGAACTTGGTCTTGCCAAAAAAAACCACTACAAGTGAGTTTGTATGGGTTTTCAATTAGACTTGGTATTAGATTAGAAGTACAAGTGGTGGGAAATATCCATAAAATGGTCTCGTTGCAACGAGACCAAAGCGAATGTTAAGCTTTTTAGGGGAAGTGGTTATCATGCAGCTTTGAGCTATTAAATCAATAAATTATCAAAACTATTAGACGAGGGCAAACGATTATGCGCCACCTCGGTTATCTCAAGGTGCAAACGCTCAAACTCATAGCAAATTTCTCCACTGGTATCCACATTGAGCTCTGCATCAAGCGCCAAAGCTTTTTCTCTAAAAATAGCCTCTTTGTCATAAGTACAAGTAAGCATCATGAGCACGTCAAACATAGACTGATCCACCAGGCGTGAGTTCCACCAATACAAATAGGTTTTAAGCGGCTTTACGTCATCTATCAAAACTTTGATTTGACGTTCAGGGCGAATTTGTTGGTGAATGCGGTGAAAAATAGCCTTGAGTACATAACGTTCTACATTTTTGCGGCGAATCTTCTCATTTTCCAGCGACAAACGCAACTTGCGTACAGCCGGAATGCTATAAAACAGCGTAGACAGCGACAAAGGCAGCCCAGCACTTAGCAATAATACCTGAGTGGGCACGCTCCCACTGAGTAGGTAAAACAATCCCCCAAAAACAAGAGGAGCAGTGGCAGCTATGCGGAAATTCCACTGGTTGAGTGCTTTGATCTTTTTTTCTAAATCTTCTCCCTTCCATTCTTTTTCTGCCAGAGGGCGTTCCCATATTTTCAGGCTTTCGCTAATGTCAACCGATTCGTTGGAAGGTTTGGCAAACTGGGCAAATTTATAAATAATTACCCCTTGAGTAGTGATCTCCACCTCCCCCTCGTAGTTGGCAAGTAATTGTACTGCTTCAGTTTCCGCCTGACGAATACTCCATCCGGTAAGTTGGATAAGCTCCGCAATCACTATTTGCCCTTGGTTGTTGCGTATATAGTTCAATATCAGCTTTTCGGTCAACCAGCGATCTTTGAGTTGGTCAGTAATACCTGCGATATGTGCGACTGTTTTTCTGAGCCAACCCCCTTTAGTATTGGGAGATGTCTTTAGCCATTGGGTAAACCAACGCTGTAGGCGGTTTTCGCCAGCGTCAAAATCAAAAATGTAAAGAAGGTCATTATTTTCGTTGGTTTCGAAGCGGCAAGGATACCGCCTAAGCAACAAAGACAAGGTATATGCTACCCAACGGGTAGAAAGTCCGGTAGCAAGTACAATATCTTCTATAGAATGTTTTTGTTGGGGAGCCTTTAAAAGTGCTTGTTTGATCAGTTTTTTAAATAATCTTTCGTTATATGCAATCTCTTTTACTTCATATTTCATAATGCTTGGGCTCACTCAACAATTCTCAAATAAAAATAAAAGTTATATGGTTTGTGCTCCACATAATTCAACTACGATACCAGTTCGTTTAATAAAAAATAAACTGATTGTAAATACTTGATAGTCAGTAGTATATATAAGTTTATTTTAATTACACAAAAAAATAAGGCATCGAAAGTTGTACATGAGCGTGCAAGTAGTGTTCGTAAGCGAACAGTTAACCGAACGTTTTACCAAATAAAAAACGTGTTTTTGTATAAATACACTTACTATTGACGCTGAAATAGTATAAAGTGTAGATTTTTATTTTTGTTCATACCACCTGTTTTATTGACATCCTACATGAAATACATCGTTTCTTTTACCTTTGTAATACTATGGTCATGCAGTACATTGTACGCCCAGGAGCAAGCCCCTTTGTTTAAGTATCATCCTGCCAAAAAGAAGAAAGTGGCAACCACTGCCTCAGGCAAAAAAGCCATTGCAAAGAAAAAAGTCAAGCTTACCCTTACTGAACGTTACCGCCAAAAGATGAGTCACCTTAAAAACAGCAAAGCTACCCCCAAGAGCAAAGCCCGGATTCGCCGTAAAAATGATTGAGTGGGTATAAAAACAAACTCCTCGTCAACCTGTACTGACGAGGAGTTTGTTTTTTATCCATCGGTAAAAAAATAGCTTATTACTACTACTCATATGCCAATACTAAATAGCAAGAAATCAAACTTGTGTGGGTTGGCGATGCCAAAAGTGCCAGCATCCAACAAATAACTATAGCGCACCCCCATATCTATTTCGAGCAAACGCAAAGCGCGTACATTAAAGGTAAGTTCTACACCAGTAGATTGCATAAGGCGAGTATTGGTCACCCCATTAAAAGTATTGATTAAGTCGGAGTTGAGGCGGGTTACATCATAAAATAAATTGGCTTTGATCCGTTTGAAAAACAGCAAGGGACCAATGGCTACGTCAGGGTAAGCAATCGGAAAAGTATAATTGAAACCGTATTTGGTGGCGTTGTCTTCAAACCAACTGCCATAGCCCCTGGAGTAAGGAAAATAGTTGACAAACTTATAGGCATTGCTGAAGTTTTCTGCTTGAAAAGCTGTAGAAAAATACATGCTGTGGTTTTTGGCAAACCCTGGTAAATACAAATTGAATATTCCTAAAAATACATTGCCCGAATTTATATCAGTGTTAAGGGTAGTTCTGTACCTTAGGTCCCAATACAGCCAAAACCGAGGGTTGATGTGTTGCAAGGCCCTTTGTTGTTGCATATTGTTGGTAAACCTCAGCTCCAGGGCTTGCATACTTGTTTTTTGAAAAGGTTCAAAGCTGAGGTTTTGGCGGGCAAACTGTCCTGCGGTGCTCCCGGTAAGTGTATCAAACTGCAAAATCCGGGTGTCTTCGTTGTCGAAGTTTACGCTGATTTGATGAAAAGTAGCCGATAAACGCATACGGTTAAAGTTGCTCCCCCCCGAAAAGTTGATGGGCAACTCTAACCCTGCCGAATAGCGGTCTTCTTGCCACTTTTGTTCGTTGAGCCCAAAAGTAATGGTAGTATCATTAATAATTGCTGAGTTGGCATTGACCCGACTACGGTTAAGGCGTTGGTAACTCCCCTTGATCACCGGGTAAAGCTCGGCGTATCTAAGGTTTGCTCCATAAGATACCGTACGTTCGTTGGTATTGTAAAAAGCCCCTACGTTTGCCGAAAGCGTGCTGAATTTATTATCAAACAATAGACGGGCGCCATATTCTGGATGCAATACTGAAAAAATCAAACTATGTGGATTGATAATACCTGTCCATTTATTGTATTTTTTTACCTTGAATTTTTCTTCTCCCACCTTGTCAAAAATGCTTCCGCCTTCTTGCTCGCTGATAGTTTTATAAAAGTCAGTGCCTCCTGTAAGTGTTTGGGTGTTTTGTACCACTTTCCAATCGGCAGGTTTCAACGGCATTTTAGACACATTGTAACCTTTGGGGCTAAACTCGCTCATATACAGAGTTTTGCCATCGGGCGATACGTGGGGGTAAAAAGCCCCTTGTTTGACTGAGCTTACCTGATAGACTTGCCTGGAGCCCTGCTTGACCACAAAAATATTATTGATTCCAGTATACGCCCCCATAAAAAACACATAGTCGCCTTGAGCATACGGATAAGCAATAAGTACTGAGGTAGGGTTGGTCAAAGCGGTGGTTTGCCCACTGTTGGTGTTGATTCGCTGCAATTGGTTTTGTTCTTTTTGCTGGCGTACTACTACAATGTGGTGGTTGTCTGCCCAACGCGGAAACGAGTAGAAATAGTTATGAGGGTTGGCAAGTTTTTTTAGCACCTTGCCCTCAGTATCTAACACTACCAGGCTATAGGTCAAGTTGGGGCTTATTTCTACTGCGATAATTTTTGACCCATCGGGCGAAAGCGCCGGAGCAAAATAACGACTGCGATGCGTGATTTTTTTCTTGCGTTGGGTTTTTAAATCATACAGTTTAATTACCGAATAGTTTTTGAGCCCCCACCGGGCGTGGTAGCCCATTTCTGCCCAGCACATTTTGCCTCCATTGACCGAAAGACTGGTATTTACATCAAAATTAATCCCCGAAAGGGTCAAACGTTTCTCGGTGCCATCGGGCAGTATCTTATAATAAGTTTTTACCTCATTGTACCCATCTTTGAGCACCACCAGGCTACCATCGGCTTGTACATGAGGAAATTGGTAATTGACGACTGTTCGTTTTTTTTTCTGGTTAATTTGTGTAGTAGGCGTATAAGTCAGGCGGGTGGCTTCTGACTGCCAGACACTGTCCAGTTCGTTTACCATTTGCTTATACATACGCTTGGTGGTAAGTCCGGTGCGGCGCTTAAGGCTACGGCTAAATGGATAAAACAGCCCCCGGTACCGTACCGCATCTTGCATGACCCCAGCCCACAGGGTTTCACCATATTTACGCCTGCCATAATTGATCATGTGGTACCCCAGGTTGTAATGGTCGGGCACAAAATCGTTGAGCGAACCAGCCCCCGCTTTTTCGTAGCCATACTTGATACCATTGGCCAACAAAGTACGATAT is a window of Microscilla marina ATCC 23134 DNA encoding:
- a CDS encoding methylated-DNA--[protein]-cysteine S-methyltransferase, translating into MEDQLHQFMYQSPIGELEIIGNDAGIQAILFVDNTTETVLPNAPANVVPTHLPKVLQACVTQLDEYFMGKREAFDLLLNPQGTGFQRRVWEALCQIPLGQISTYKKIAKAIELPKGAQAVGGANGQNPLSIVVPCHRVIGSNGTLTGYAGGLWRKSWLLKHEKVKLPGTQLSLI
- a CDS encoding TolB family protein — translated: MKKIYLTILFYLLFLPLAFAQIPANELGLNPLSLKWSQIKTDKVRVVFPRNLEKQGQRVANIVHYLWSNSNESIGNKMKPITIFLQNQTVAPNGFVTPGPYRSEFYLAPPQFLFNGPSDWLDMLAIHEYRHAKQFSNSIRGVTRLAKTLLGSWPWGGVIGAVLPRWYFEGDAVVSETALSNNGRGRQPGFNMEYRTLLANGIKYGYEKAGAGSLNDFVPDHYNLGYHMINYGRRKYGETLWAGVMQDAVRYRGLFYPFSRSLKRRTGLTTKRMYKQMVNELDSVWQSEATRLTYTPTTQINQKKKRTVVNYQFPHVQADGSLVVLKDGYNEVKTYYKILPDGTEKRLTLSGINFDVNTSLSVNGGKMCWAEMGYHARWGLKNYSVIKLYDLKTQRKKKITHRSRYFAPALSPDGSKIIAVEISPNLTYSLVVLDTEGKVLKKLANPHNYFYSFPRWADNHHIVVVRQQKEQNQLQRINTNSGQTTALTNPTSVLIAYPYAQGDYVFFMGAYTGINNIFVVKQGSRQVYQVSSVKQGAFYPHVSPDGKTLYMSEFSPKGYNVSKMPLKPADWKVVQNTQTLTGGTDFYKTISEQEGGSIFDKVGEEKFKVKKYNKWTGIINPHSLIFSVLHPEYGARLLFDNKFSTLSANVGAFYNTNERTVSYGANLRYAELYPVIKGSYQRLNRSRVNANSAIINDTTITFGLNEQKWQEDRYSAGLELPINFSGGSNFNRMRLSATFHQISVNFDNEDTRILQFDTLTGSTAGQFARQNLSFEPFQKTSMQALELRFTNNMQQQRALQHINPRFWLYWDLRYRTTLNTDINSGNVFLGIFNLYLPGFAKNHSMYFSTAFQAENFSNAYKFVNYFPYSRGYGSWFEDNATKYGFNYTFPIAYPDVAIGPLLFFKRIKANLFYDVTRLNSDLINTFNGVTNTRLMQSTGVELTFNVRALRLLEIDMGVRYSYLLDAGTFGIANPHKFDFLLFSIGI
- a CDS encoding nucleotidyltransferase family protein, which produces MKPTLIVLAAGMGSRYGGLKQLDRLGVSGETLMDYALYDAARSGFGKVVFVIRRDFEQAFCTKVLAPLQLDIEVCYVFQETEINLNGEIIQREKPWGTGHALLAAKNEVTGTFAVINADDFYGQEAFATLANYLINLPPNSSEYALIGYVLQNTLSDNGTVSRGVCQVNETGYLTNIVERKKIWKSPQGIFCTDEKGKQIALDGNSLVSMNLWGGNKEVFDVLAAQFPAFVQAHKNDPKAEFLIPEVFAGMVANQTAQVKVLRSDAHWIGVTYKEDKPEAMQKLKALTDKGAYPANLWN
- a CDS encoding DUF1579 family protein; this encodes MIHSFITLLVTVVSLQTATIPPTQKEVPLDKRFDFWVGKWNATWKNADGTVGKATNEITRILNGKVIKENFIISNDPKMKGFHGLSFSVYNPNNKTWKQTWVDNQGAYLDFVGKFDGNKRIFERSFTGTKGKYKGKIIKQRMVFYNIKADSFDWDWEASLDKGKTWKLNWRIKYTKIK
- the uvrB gene encoding excinuclease ABC subunit UvrB, yielding MYKLVSDFDPMGDQPKAIEQLIHGIKNGEKAQTLLGVTGSGKTFTAANVVAQLNRPTLVLSHNKTLAAQLYGEFKQFFPDNAVEYFISYYDYYQPEAFLPTTGTYIEKDLSINSEIEKLRLSATSALLSGRRDVLVVASVSCIYGIGNPEEFGKNVISLKVGDEISRNKFLFALVDILYSRTEAGFERGNFRVKGDTIDIFVAYDDFAFRIFFFGDEVEAIHRIDPETNQKLSEETAISIFPANLFVTGQDVLHQAIKEIQDDMVKQVLYFEKENRVEEAKRIKERTEFDLEMMRELGYCSGVENYSRYFDRRNPGSRPFCLLDYFPDDYLLFIDESHVTLPQIRGMYGGDRSRKTNLVDYGFRLPSALDNRPLNFQEFETMMNQVIYISATPAEYELEKSEGVIVEQLIRPTGVIDPEIFVRPSLNQIDDLLEEIDATLKDDGRVLVTTLTKRMAEELSKYLDRLDINCTYIHSDVKPLERVEILRQLRLGEIDVLIGVNLLREGLDLPEVSLVAIIDADKEGFLRNERSLIQTIGRAARNEKGKVILYADKMTGSMERAMNETQRRRKVQDEYNKKHNITPKTVRKSKEAIMGQTNVADKRKKAGANYYTAPDTINMAADPVVSYMTQDDLQKLIKTTQKAMEKAAKDLDFMEAARLRDELADLKTMLKK